The DNA segment GGTGTGGATGTAGACACATTGTACGCCCCTATGATTTGGGATGGAGACCACTGGGTAGGGCTTTGCATAAGGCTGACAACCTGGGATGTTCTTGTTCTGGATCCGCGTCCCGGTTATAAATCTGTTGAGGAAGTGGCAACGCTCATGGCGCCAGTTGTAGAGATGCTTCCGTATCTTGCGAAGAAGGTGTGTCCAGCGGACGCTATTCGGGAGCATCAGCTTGTGCCTTTTCATGTTGAGAGGGTAGCTGGACTGTACGAGAACCGACGCAGTGGGGACTGCGGGCCAGTGGCAGCCAAGTTCATGGAAATCCATGCTACGGGGGATGGTATAGCAAGGATGGCTGGCTTGAATGATGATCTTGTTAGTATATTCCGGAAGCAATATGCGATGGAGATTTACAAGGACTGGGTCTTGCCTTTGTATATGTGATGATTGTGGTGATGGAAGGGGTATTTTGGTTATGGATGTACGCGGCATTTGGTTGTTTTGGTGAAGTGTAGTAAAAACGGTTCATTTGTATTGCTTTCATACTTCGAATATTCAGAAGTTGTGTTTAACTGATCGTATTATTATTAGTTATAAGGAAATTGTGTTTTGTTCAATTGATTTGGTCATgaatgttttccattttttctaGAAATGTTATAAAGAAGTTGTGTTCATATAGGTTAAGAGGTTAGCGTATGTTGACGTTGTGTGTTGTGGTTGCATAAGTGGACGCAGGAGAATGGAACGCAACAGACATATATTTCATGAAAACTAGTTGTGGACACATATATACTTAATAGGAGAGCGACATTTAACACAAAGCTGTGTACAATTAATATCAATGTACATGTGAGAAGTCCTTGTACACCAATAAATTAAGTAAGGAGTCGAGAGATGCATGACATAGATTATATATGAACATGTGGACGTGAGGTATGTTAACGGGTGCGTGTACACAATATAGTTAACAGGAGAGCGAGATATGACGTTAGAGTTGGGTACAATTAATATAACTGTACATGTGAACGTGAACATGTTAACAGTAAAGGTAGGTGTAGAGAGTATATGTACATGTGGATGGGAGGAAAATGTGGGCGTCGAGGGGACACATATATACGTAATAGGAGAGCGCCATATGACGCCAAAGCTGTGTACAAATAATATCAATGTACATGTAAGAAGTATTTGTACACCAATAAATTAAGGAGTGGATAGATGCatgacatatattatatatgaacaTGTGGACGTGAGGTATGTTAACGGGTGCGTGTACACAATATAGTTGTGTAAACAGGAGAGCGAGATATGACGTTAGAGTTGTGTACAATGAATATCACTGTACATGTGAACGTGAACATGTAAACAGTAAAGGTAGGTGTCGATAATATATGTACATGTGGATGGGAGGATAATGTGGAGGTGGAGGGGTCTGAAAAGTGGAAGTACTGGTACACAATTTATTGGTGTACAAGTAAGTAAGAAGTGGGAGAGATTCctgtaatatattatatatgagcATGGGCACTGAAACTGACAGTGCGTGTACACAATAAATCGGTGAACAAGTAAGGGGGGAGTCGAGAGATGCATGTCGGATAATATTAGGAGTGGACATGAAAGTATGAGAAGGTGAAATTAAGAGTCAAACCATAAAGCGTCTTCCATAACAGCTCATACATGTTTACAAATGTTTGAACATGCAAATAcatccaaaaaacaaaaaagggcTAAGTGAGCTGAAGAGAGGTGAAGGCGCTATCCAAAAGTAGAATTTTCTGGATATAGAATTCACCAGTCGTTAGATAgggactttgcagttggtcctATTGTGGCCAGAAACACCACAGCGACCGCACCTGTTGATTTTGGTTATCTTTGGGACCTGAAAAGTAAAATTTTGCAGGTAAGATCAGAGGTAAGAGAATATGACAGACATAAGTTGTGTTTATTTACCTGAATCTCTCCTGTAGAAGGGATTCGGTTTTCTTTGGGACGACCAGAGGGCCTGCGGGTTTTGGGAGGCTGGAGGGCTAGACTATCGATGGCAGGAGGTATATCATGGTCCCCTAAAGGGGCTTCAGGGTAGATGACCCCAGAGTAGGTTTCTCTCCATGTCTGTGTTTTGTAGCAATC comes from the Brassica rapa cultivar Chiifu-401-42 chromosome A01, CAAS_Brap_v3.01, whole genome shotgun sequence genome and includes:
- the LOC108870604 gene encoding uncharacterized protein LOC108870604 — translated: MAHSKVLHINARGYDLDNEFFIDLGTPCKWVTSTHMDVMMEYVGSLHAETLRKNRAMFVDPWFSAHLQGKGRSFRAARRKTLIAADSRATKFLTTEGKQWGVDVDTLYAPMIWDGDHWVGLCIRLTTWDVLVLDPRPGYKSVEEVATLMAPVVEMLPYLAKKVCPADAIREHQLVPFHVERVAGLYENRRSGDCGPVAAKFMEIHATGDGIARMAGLNDDLVSIFRKQYAMEIYKDWVLPLYM